A portion of the Candidatus Edwardsbacteria bacterium genome contains these proteins:
- a CDS encoding radical SAM protein, which translates to MNPIVGQIPYRMFRAWGWPVVMPLNYTISLTTRCNYRCATCRIYQSNLPEMAIEDYRKLFTSLGRSPYWVTFSGGEPFLRDDFEDIVDLCCGICRPKLVNIPTNGSMPDRTSVVVRDLANRHPKINFIINVSLDSVGEEQNSIRGNRDAWRNAVSTIKALKKDQPANLLIGIGTVISKNNLTGFEKQRSELAKLGADSMVAEVAEKRAELLNQDLDITPSPEEYEPIADHLIKEIDLSKKKGWAGIAQSFRRQYYGYVYRILQGKSGLPCYAGFASVQIMPDGAVWGCCIRGDGMGRLSDHGYNFKKLWHAPQARQTRKMIKARQCACPLANASYTNMVFDLPTSLKVIRDLIF; encoded by the coding sequence ATGAACCCCATCGTCGGACAGATACCCTACCGGATGTTCAGGGCCTGGGGCTGGCCGGTGGTCATGCCGCTGAACTACACCATTAGCCTGACTACCCGGTGCAATTATCGCTGTGCCACCTGCCGGATATATCAATCAAATCTTCCGGAGATGGCGATTGAAGATTACCGAAAACTTTTTACATCACTGGGACGGTCGCCTTACTGGGTCACCTTCTCGGGCGGCGAGCCTTTCTTAAGAGATGATTTCGAAGATATTGTTGACCTGTGCTGCGGCATCTGTCGTCCCAAATTAGTAAATATCCCCACCAACGGAAGTATGCCCGATAGAACGTCAGTGGTCGTCAGGGACCTGGCCAACCGACACCCTAAGATAAATTTCATCATTAATGTTTCATTGGATTCCGTCGGAGAGGAACAGAACAGCATCCGAGGTAACAGGGATGCCTGGCGGAACGCCGTCTCTACCATCAAGGCCCTGAAGAAGGATCAGCCGGCCAATCTTCTGATAGGCATAGGTACGGTCATTTCGAAAAATAACCTGACTGGTTTTGAGAAACAGCGCTCGGAACTGGCAAAGCTGGGAGCCGATTCCATGGTGGCTGAGGTGGCCGAAAAGAGGGCGGAGTTATTAAACCAGGACCTGGATATCACCCCCTCCCCGGAAGAATATGAGCCAATAGCCGATCATCTGATCAAAGAGATCGACTTGAGCAAGAAGAAGGGTTGGGCCGGGATCGCCCAGTCATTTCGCCGGCAGTACTACGGTTATGTATACAGGATACTGCAGGGCAAAAGCGGCCTGCCCTGCTATGCTGGGTTTGCCTCAGTCCAGATAATGCCGGATGGGGCGGTCTGGGGCTGCTGCATCAGGGGTGACGGGATGGGCCGGCTGTCCGATCACGGCTATAATTTCAAAAAGCTGTGGCATGCGCCCCAGGCCCGCCAGACCAGGAAAATGATCAAGGCCAGACAGTGCGCCTGTCCCCTGGCCAATGCTTCATACACCAATATGGTGTTCGATCTTCCGACCTCTCTGAAAGTAATCCGGGATCTGATATTCTAA